In Stieleria varia, one genomic interval encodes:
- a CDS encoding type II toxin-antitoxin system PemK/MazF family toxin: MATSPSRGDVWLVDLGMAAKVRPCLVLSIPADDDNDRVLTTIIPHTTSTLDSRFEVSSNVRFLKPGAFDAQNTVTIPTVKLIRRLGRLPDTQMTRVEQTAKLWLGFDTGA, encoded by the coding sequence ATGGCGACGTCTCCATCTCGCGGTGATGTATGGCTGGTTGACCTCGGCATGGCGGCAAAGGTTCGACCTTGCTTGGTGCTGAGCATTCCCGCGGACGATGACAACGACCGCGTATTGACGACAATTATTCCGCACACTACCAGCACGCTGGATTCACGGTTTGAGGTTTCGTCGAATGTACGGTTTCTCAAGCCTGGCGCGTTTGACGCGCAGAACACTGTCACGATTCCGACCGTGAAGTTGATACGGCGCCTTGGACGGTTGCCAGATACTCAAATGACACGCGTTGAGCAGACTGCTAAACTATGGCTTGGATTTGACACCGGTGCCTGA
- a CDS encoding TIR domain-containing protein: protein MSLKDKSTEIQRLIDAFDTEAAKFHELEFHTYHITQGGGPILTRKFRQPSHAIMLWQYYGALDSDAEIENFVANLQSTNTQWGVRGAAVTFMGVLEGDATPLFVRMAARAGSLFDTGEADYIKSRVVSELQSKETKIRPTSAVNENPIAIWLNYLLYHLSLSNPGRDRAHRIEPDAFSLSLLALERLATEQAIVKSDRSTRDISQLQFRVAVSFPGEKRRYVSRVVDVLRNALGADSIFYDFDYQAQLARPNLDTLLQNIYRKQSNLVVVFLCAEYAKKDWCGLEWRAVRDIIKSRDDGSVMFVRFDDAEIDGVFSIDGYIDGNRNTTKQVADFVLERIH from the coding sequence ATGTCGCTGAAAGACAAATCAACCGAGATTCAACGACTCATCGACGCATTCGATACCGAAGCGGCGAAGTTCCACGAGCTTGAGTTTCACACATACCATATCACGCAAGGAGGCGGCCCGATCCTCACTCGTAAGTTCCGGCAGCCCAGTCACGCCATAATGCTCTGGCAATACTATGGCGCTCTCGACAGTGATGCGGAGATCGAAAACTTCGTCGCAAATCTGCAATCCACCAATACCCAGTGGGGCGTTCGTGGTGCAGCCGTCACCTTCATGGGGGTACTCGAGGGCGACGCAACACCTCTTTTCGTTCGCATGGCCGCCCGCGCTGGCAGCCTGTTCGACACGGGGGAAGCTGACTACATCAAATCACGCGTCGTCTCCGAACTGCAAAGTAAGGAGACGAAGATACGGCCAACGTCGGCCGTCAACGAAAACCCAATCGCAATCTGGCTCAATTACCTACTGTACCACCTCTCACTTTCCAATCCGGGTCGGGACCGGGCTCATCGTATTGAACCCGACGCATTCTCGCTGTCGTTGTTGGCGCTTGAGCGGCTTGCCACCGAGCAGGCAATCGTGAAATCTGACCGTTCCACGCGAGACATCTCGCAATTGCAGTTCAGGGTTGCCGTCTCCTTTCCGGGAGAAAAACGCCGATACGTTTCACGCGTCGTAGACGTGTTGCGCAACGCATTGGGAGCCGACAGCATCTTCTACGACTTTGACTATCAAGCTCAACTCGCACGTCCCAACCTAGACACACTGCTACAGAATATTTACCGCAAGCAGTCAAATCTGGTTGTGGTATTCTTGTGTGCCGAGTATGCGAAGAAAGATTGGTGTGGCCTTGAGTGGCGTGCGGTACGCGACATTATCAAGTCACGAGACGATGGCAGCGTAATGTTCGTCCGCTTCGATGACGCGGAGATCGACGGCGTTTTCTCGATCGACGGGTACATTGACGGTAATCGAAACACCACCAAGCAAGTTGCTGACTTCGTACTCGAACGCATCCACTGA
- a CDS encoding DUF2442 domain-containing protein — MFLHVTAARHVRDHIVEIAFNDGTAAHIDLSNSLDGPIFEPLKDVEYFQSFSIEGHTIAWPNGADFAPEYLRSLAPAGVKS, encoded by the coding sequence GTGTTTCTACACGTTACCGCCGCCCGTCACGTCCGCGACCACATTGTGGAGATTGCATTCAACGATGGCACTGCCGCACACATCGATCTGTCAAACTCGCTAGACGGGCCAATCTTCGAGCCATTGAAGGACGTTGAGTACTTCCAGTCGTTTTCGATCGAGGGCCATACAATCGCATGGCCTAACGGAGCGGATTTCGCGCCGGAATACCTTCGATCGCTTGCTCCAGCGGGTGTAAAGTCGTAA